From Hirundo rustica isolate bHirRus1 chromosome 19, bHirRus1.pri.v3, whole genome shotgun sequence, a single genomic window includes:
- the RASL10B gene encoding ras-like protein family member 10B isoform X1: MVATFKIAVLGAQGVGKSAIVRQFLYNEFSEVCVPTTARRVYLPAVVMNGHVHDLQIMDFPPITAFPVNTLQLRVHQNHPPADPGNKGHRHLGDAHHHRGQQAGPAAGPGDPALERLQPGEEDVEVRLHRVLGQVQLAHPAALQRAPQERGLRPLQARPHHHPLPGRPAQEPLHHHVSPPRPEGPPSSGTAGVPLPGSCAGGTLGVASPVVAFGDGAPGAGGWPGCPGVVRGEG; encoded by the exons ATGGTGGCAACCTTCAAGATCGCCgtgctgggagcccagggcGTGGGCAAGAGCGCCATAGTCCGGCAGTTCCTGTACAACGAGTTCAGCGAGGTCTGCGTGCCCACCACGGCCCGCCGCGTCTACCTGCCCGCCGTGGTCATGAACGGCCACGTCCACGACCTGCAGATCATGGACTTTCCCCCCATCACCGCCTTCCCTGTCAACACCCTGCAG CTTCGAGTACATCAAAACCATCCGCCAGCAGATCCTGGAAACAAG GGTCATCGGCACCTCGGAGACGCCCATCATCATCGTGGGCAACAAGCGGGACCTGCAGCGGGGCCGGGTGATCCCGCGCTGGAACGTCTCCAACCTGGTGAAGAAGACGTGGAAGTGCGGCTACATCGAGTGCTCGGCCAAGTACAACTGGcacatcctgctgctcttcagcGAGCTCCTCAAGAGCGTGGGCTGCGCCCGCTGCAAGCACGTCCACACCACCATCCGCTTCCAGGGCGCCCTGCGCAGGAACCGCTGCACCATCATGTGagccccccccgccccgaggGACCCCCATCCTCGGGGACCGCCGGGGTTCCGCTCCCCGGGAGCTGCGCTGGAGGCACCTTGGGGGTTGCATCCCCTGTGGTGGCGTTTGGGGACGGGGCACCTGGGGCAGGGGGGTGGCCAGGCTGCCCGGGGGTAGTGAGGGGTGAGGGTTAA
- the RASL10B gene encoding ras-like protein family member 10B isoform X2, whose product MVATFKIAVLGAQGVGKSAIVRQFLYNEFSEVCVPTTARRVYLPAVVMNGHVHDLQIMDFPPITAFPVNTLQEWADVCCRGLRSVHAYILVYDICCFDSFEYIKTIRQQILETRVIGTSETPIIIVGNKRDLQRGRVIPRWNVSNLVKKTWKCGYIECSAKYNWHILLLFSELLKSVGCARCKHVHTTIRFQGALRRNRCTIM is encoded by the exons ATGGTGGCAACCTTCAAGATCGCCgtgctgggagcccagggcGTGGGCAAGAGCGCCATAGTCCGGCAGTTCCTGTACAACGAGTTCAGCGAGGTCTGCGTGCCCACCACGGCCCGCCGCGTCTACCTGCCCGCCGTGGTCATGAACGGCCACGTCCACGACCTGCAGATCATGGACTTTCCCCCCATCACCGCCTTCCCTGTCAACACCCTGCAG GAGTGGGCGGACGTGTGTTGCAGGGGGCTCCGGAGCGTCCATGCCTACATCCTGGTCTATGACATCTGTTGCTTTGACAGCTTCGAGTACATCAAAACCATCCGCCAGCAGATCCTGGAAACAAG GGTCATCGGCACCTCGGAGACGCCCATCATCATCGTGGGCAACAAGCGGGACCTGCAGCGGGGCCGGGTGATCCCGCGCTGGAACGTCTCCAACCTGGTGAAGAAGACGTGGAAGTGCGGCTACATCGAGTGCTCGGCCAAGTACAACTGGcacatcctgctgctcttcagcGAGCTCCTCAAGAGCGTGGGCTGCGCCCGCTGCAAGCACGTCCACACCACCATCCGCTTCCAGGGCGCCCTGCGCAGGAACCGCTGCACCATCATGTGa
- the GAS2L2 gene encoding GAS2-like protein 2: MWGTAGTGARSIRPYRSSQQYLYAMKEDLAEWLKELYDLDIEVGTFLEVLETGAVLCSHANHVTQAAGEFARACPDLARRLHLPSAGVTCNLTAQPGTFQARDNVSNFIQWCRKEMDIKDVLMFETEDLVLRKNEKNFVLCLLELARHASRFGMRAPTLVQMEEEIEEELRQELDLPPMDPALPRAPRKPRDLNNLDLMVQHLVSRCTCPVQFPMMKVSEGKYRVGDSDTLIFVRILREHVMVRVGGGWDTLEHYLDKHDPCRCTSLSHKQAWKARSPQQQVQHEVRLCPAPRAAARSPQPALLVSRSQSPLPPVTWGGRVPPGPRCPGTPSPEGSGLQPCASPQREPAQPRRVPSGRMREPPAVPLGRQRPPSRSPARCSSPGRGARGRAPTPSRLSPPNGAGVPRAGKAPPVAPAPGPRTVPAPPRSGQQGRKSSAVAARPQETSPPPAVTPRAPSPLKVRAPSPLKVCAPSSHRDAPGRSQSLKSPREGRQRSLGRGPQPSPRNPSGQTPRAESGLKPPVRAGPAAPRPRSPAGGCELRAAGDGPRGTRQCPPAPSPRPGGAERPREPEGEAGGACGPGTGAAGLRGCCGNAQPPGYDRVVEELSRGPQPLRPVGTGSRVPKTPAPAVPQLPAPGEAERPGAGGQTPRGPRADGAAKLRRCLKKPERVPSIYKLKLRPKVRPRRDHRPGKRPSRIPTPLGHRPHAPRGQRRPPGPPRAPQTGGTRPTAKPSLGDSGTWLSEDDEESWV; the protein is encoded by the exons ATGTGGGGGACAGCGGGCACGGGGGCGCGCAGCATCCGTCCCTACCGGTCCAGCCAGCAGTACCTGTACGCCATGAAGGAGGACCTGGCAGAGTGGCTGAAGGAGCTCTATGACCTCGACATCGAGGTGGGCACCTTCTTGGAGGTGCTGGAGACAGGGGCTGTGCTTTGCTCCCACGCCAACCACGTCACCCAGGCGGCCGGGGAGTTCGCCCGTGCCTGCCCCGACCTGGCCCGGCGCCTCCACCTGCCCAGCGCCGGCGTCACCTGCAACCTCACGGCGCAGCCAGGCACCTTCCAGGCCAGGGACAACGTCTCCAACTTCATCCAGTGGTGCAGGAAGGAAATGGATATCAAAG acgTCCTGATGTTCGAGACGGAGGACCTGGTGCTGAGGAAGAACGAGAAGAACTTCGTGCTgtgcctgctggagctggcacgCCACGCTTCCCGCTTCGGAATGCGCGCCCCGACCCTGGTGCAGATGGAGGAGGAGATCGAGGAGGAGCTTCGGCAGGAGCTGGACCTGCCTCCCATggaccctgccctgccccgggccCCCAGGAAACCACGGGACCTCAACAACCTCGACCTGATG gTCCAGCACCTGGTGAGCCGCTgcacctgccctgtgcagtTCCCCATGATGAAGGTCTCCGAAGGGAAATACCGCGTGGGGGACTCTGACACCCTCATCTTTGTCCGC ATCCTGCGGGAGCACGTCATGGTGCGGGTCGGGGGCGGCTGGGACACGCTGGAGCACTACCTGGACAAGCACGACCCGTGTCGCTGCACCTCGCTCT CTCACAAGCAAGCCTGGAAAGCCCGGAGCCcgcagcagcaggtgcagcaCGAGGTGCGGCTGTGCCCGGCCCCGAGGGCGGCCGCCCGCAGCCCCCAGCCCGCGCTGCTGGTCAGCCGCTCGCAGAGCCCCCTGCCCCCCGTCACCTGGGGGGGCCGTGTCCCCCCCGGCCCCCGGTGCCCCGGCACCCCCTCGCCGGAGGGCTCGGgtctccagccctgtgccagcccccaGCGGGAGCCAGCGCAGCCCCGGAGGGTCCCTTCGGGCAG gatgCGAGAGCCGCCCGCTGTCCCTCTGGGGAGGCAGCGGCCACCATCCCGGTCACCTGCGCGATGCAGCTCCCCCGGGCGCGGGGCGAGGGGCCGGGCACCCACCCCTTCCCGGCTGAGCCCCCCGAACGGCGCGGgggtccccagggcagggaaagcCCCCCCTGTGGCACCGGCACCCGGCCCACGGACGGTACCGGCGCCCCCGAGGAGCggccagcaaggaaggaaatcATCTGCGGTGGCTGCCAGGCCGCAGGAAACGAGCCCACCCCCCGCAGTGACACCCCGAGCCCCCAGCCCCTTAAAGGTCCGTGCCCCCAGTCCCTTAAAGGTCTGCGCCCCCTCCTCGCACCGGGACGCCCCGGGACGCTCACAGAGCCTGAAAAGCCCACGGGAAGGGAGGCAGCGATCCCTCGGCCGGGGCCCGCAGCCCTCACCCCGAAATCCCTCCGGCCAAACCCCGAGAGCGGAGAGCGGGCTCAAACCCCCCGTCAGAGCCGGCCCGgcagccccccggccccgctccccggcgGGGGGCTGCGAGCTCCGTGCGGCCGGGGACGGTCCCCGGGGGACACGGCAGTGccccccagccccgagcccaAGGCCTGGGGGTGCCGAGCGCCCTCGGGAGCCAGAGGGTGAAGCCGGGGGAGCCTGCGGGCCTGGAacgggggctgcggggctccGGGGCTGCTGCGGGAACGCGCAGCCCCCCGGCTACGACAGGGTGGTGGAGGAGCTCTCCCGAGGCCCGCAGCCCCTGCGCCCTGTGGGGACGGGGAGCCGGGTCCCCAAAACACCCGCACCAGCTGTCCCGCAGCTCCCGGCGCCGGGGGAGGCAGAgcggccgggggcggggggccAGACCCCGCGGGGACCCCGGGCCGACGGCGCGGCCAAGCTCCGGCGGTGCCTGAAGAAACCCGAGCGTGTGCCCTCCATCTACAAGCTGAAGCTGCGGCCCAAGGTGCGTCCCCGGCGGGACCACAGGCCGGGCAAGCGCCCTTCGCGCATCCCCACCCCGCTGGGGCATCGCCCCCACGCCCCCCGGGGCCAGCGCcgcccccccgggcccccccgagccccccagACCGGCGGCACTCGCCCCACGGCCAAGCCCTCCCTGGGTGACAGCGGCACCTGGCTGAGCGAGGATGATGAGGAGTCGTGGGTCTGA